Proteins from one Sabethes cyaneus chromosome 2, idSabCyanKW18_F2, whole genome shotgun sequence genomic window:
- the LOC128733489 gene encoding transcription activator BRG1-like has protein sequence MSDINDDLLNYELGDGEDPTLLNEDDLLLSDDESNVKLDQHEEEFLLSESEDWVAKQLAAKEKEKQQAENLSNRKKAPSDAPVPPSSREEAPKKTAPAPAVKRPPVRRSATPKSVVSEETKPASLPDVKQQIEQQPQSVPAVVAVPHAKQQETYKQPSVVKEELPSSEESILPASTESDSVSHTTTETETSATSVVTDSSASLTDVEVFCSKQSYHTEEETEPVSSQASSIENATKQESELKHQDSTRDKSSSQLCDTTSSEDVLDLYVTHQDREPEFSYDTDESSEKRDWKHEGKHLDGANKAHPLLREQQQPPQHRHLSNRPNNYKHSGDPGPSANDQQQHFPPMGMPIHPGGPNFGPGPFRGGMRPRFPPRPGFPGDMNNFRNNRMNFPMGGRPPFPPRGPPFEHMMRPGMIRPGDRPPFDPMRPGPRMGPGGPMFRPNGPGGPPPHGGPPYVGGPMGGPGGGPSMPPTGPPPGPMGAIPPQNQPPILNFDTGPLAAAAVPQIPATPVLPRKVLINPNFKGGVEAATSQMMRDALNSQQFLASINNSQVSDEELLRQQEEFINKNRIEVEKRRFERSPSRERDRERDRDRDRDRERERERERERERERERDRDRERERGRSRERDRERDRERDRDREHRDRSRERSRSPRRHRAASRDRDSNRGTRRNFPPRRHGSRDRDDDSRYPKRRKSSDYGENQRNNDKKDDDEDPEIKAYRLEIEKQKAIREKILRDKEMRRKQAANAEGTKRSKPSDRKSEEPAPKFTPIVVTEKKIISLKKKSDSSSASDKPPSERHSSSNHESSSSSSNKKSSLPSEHSKKSSSTSAAHTDNDSAKQKVPSQPPAPVAAASLTPSPPKRKIIDNRDELDLFLDEYEEELLREPTPSPPREKPPVNTTSSSSTSGGGGGSNRGGGGDSGFGSSSRRIVLKPVSGESRHSDRDKPPAKKLRVFDRLDKRIGVNEADKRKLQRLVKDN, from the exons ATGTCGGATATAAA TGACGACTTGCTCAATTACGAGCTGGGAGACGGCGAGGATCCGACCTTACTGAATGAGGACGATCTGCTGCTGTCGGATGATG AGAGCAACGTTAAACTAGATCAACACGAAGAGGAGTTTCTGCTCAGCGAATCGGAGGACTGGGTCGCCAAACAGCTGGCTgctaaagagaaagaaaaacaacaggCTGAAAATCTCAgcaatcgaaagaaagcccCGTCGGACGCGCCAGTACCTCCGAGTTCTCGGGAAGAAGCCCCGAAAAAGACAGCACCCGCCCCAGCAGTAAAAAGACCGCCAGTCCGTCGTAGCGCAACGCCAAAATCGGTCGTTTCAGAAGAGACTAAACCAGCATCTTTGCCAGATGTGAAGCAACAAATCGAGCAGCAACCGCAATCTGTACCGGCGGTGGTGGCCGTGCCACATGCAAAGCAGCAAGAAACGTACAAACAGCCGTCTGTGGTCAAAGAAGAACTCCCTTCGAGTGAAGAATCCATCCTTCCCGCGTCTACGGAATCAGACTCCGTAAGCCATACGACCACGGAAACGGAGACTTCTGCGACGTCTGTAGTAACCGACTCGTCGGCCTCGCTGACGGATGTAGAGGTTTTCTGTTCCAAACAAAGCTACCATACCGAGGAAGAAACCGAACCCGTTTCTTCACAGGCTTCATCCATTGAAAATGCTACAAAGCAGGAAAGTGAATTAAAACATCAGGATTCAACCAGAGACAAATCCTCCAGCCAACTGTGCGACACTACCTCTTCGGAAGACGTGCTGGATCTCTACGTTACCCATCAGGATCGTGAGCCTGAGTTTTCCTACGACACAGATGAATCCTCGGAAAAGCGAGACTGGAAGCATGAAGGTAAACATTTGGATGGAGCCAATAAGGCACACCCACTGCTAcgcgagcagcagcagccaccACAACATCGCCATCTCTCGAATAGACCAAACAATTACAAACATTCCGGAGATCCCGGGCCCTCTGCCAATGACCAGCAGCAGCACTTTCCCCCCATGGGAATGCCTATTCATCCAGGAGGTCCAAATTTTGGTCCGGGACCATTTCGAGGTGGTATGCGCCCTAGATTTCCACCACGACCAGGTTTTCCGGGCGATATGAATAATTTCCGCAACAATCGGATGAACTTCCCAATGGGAGGTCGGCCCCCGTTTCCTCCACGTGGACCACCGTTCGAACATATGATGCGACCCGGAATGATTCGGCCTGGCGACCGTCCACCGTTCGATCCTATGCGTCCTGGGCCACGTATGGGACCCGGTGGTCCAATGTTCCGACCGAATGGACCCGGCGGTCCTCCACCGCACGGCGGGCCACCGTACGTTGGCGGACCAATGGGCGGTCCTGGCGGCGGTCCATCAATGCCCCCGACCGGACCACCTCCCGGTCCGATGGGAGCCATTCCACCGCAAAACCAACCGCCGATCTTGAACTTCGACACTGGGCCACTGGCGGCCGCTGCCGTACCTCAGATTCCTGCAACCCCTGTTCTACCGCGGAAGGTACTGATCAACCCGAATTTTAAAGGAGGCGTAGAGGCTGCTACAA GTCAAATGATGCGCGATGCGCTCAACAGTCAACAATTTTTGGCCAGTATCAACAACTCTCAGGTCAGTGACGAGGAGTTGCTGCGCCAGCAGGAAGAGTTCATCAACAAAAATCGTATCGAAGTGGAGAAACGCCGCTTCGAAAGGTCACCCTCGCGGGAACGGGACCGCGAACGCGACCGGGATCGTGACCGAGACCGTGAGCGTGAACGAGAACGTGAACGTGAACGGGAAAGGGAACGTGAACGGGACCGCGATCGCGAGCGTGAGCGTGGTCGCTCAAGGGAACGTGACCGCGAGCGGGACCGCGAAAGGGACCGTGACCGGGAGCATCGGGATCGTTCCCGGGAGCGATCTCGATCGCCGCGAAGGCATCGGGCGGCTAGTCGCGACAGGGACTCGAATAGGGGAACAAGACGGAACTTTCCCCCGCGGCGGCACGGCAGTCGCGATCGGGACGACGACAGCCGGTATCCGAAACGGCGAAAGAGCAGCGACTATGGGGAAAACCAACGGAACAATGAC AAAAAAGACGATGACGAAGATCCGGAAATTAAGGCGTATCGGTTAGAAATCGAAAAGCAGAAGGCTATTCGGGAGAAAATTCTCAGGGATAAAGAGATGCGCCGTAAGCAAGCTGCTAATGCTGAGGGAACTAAACGAAGCAAGCCATCG GACCGAAAATCCGAAGAGCCTGCGCCTAAATTTACCCCGATCGTTGTAACCGAGAAAAAGATTATCTCGTTGAAGAAGAAATCGGACTCTTCGTCTGCCTCGGATAAGCCACCCTCCGAGAGGCATTCTTCGTCCAACCAcgagtcatcgtcgtcgtcatcgaaCAAGAAGTCGTCACTGCCAAGCGAGCACAGCAAGAAATCATCGTCGACGTCGGCTGCCCACACCGATAACGATTCTGCGAAGCAAAAGGTGCCATCGCAGCCGCCAGCTCCGGTGGCAGCGGCATCTCTTACTCCCAGTCCTCCCAAGCGCAAAATTATCGATAACCGGGACGAGCTGGACCTGTTCCTTGATGAGTACGAAGAGGAGCTACTGCGGGAACCGACCCCTTCGCCGCCCAGAGAGAAACCTCCGGTTAATACGACCAGCAGCAGTAGCACCAGTGGTGGTGGCGGCGGTAGTAATCGAGGGGGCGGCGGTGACAGTGGTTTCGGTTCTAGCAGCCGAAGGATCGTACTGAAACCGGTATCCGGCGAGTCGAGGCACAGCGACCGGGACAAGCCACCGGCTAAGAAATTGAGAGTATTTGATAGACTAGATAAGCGGATAGGTGTCAATGAGGCGGACAAGCGCAAATTGCAAAGGTTAGTCAAGGATAATTGA